The genomic stretch tcataaaatgtctcaaaatataaaatcaaactACGTCTGgatctatatataaatactGGTCCCATACTATTAGATATTATTTGTAAATTGTGAGGCCATCAAGAAGAATGATTTTTGTCGTTATAATTAATTAGAGAATAAACTAACTAACGACGATATATGGTTGAGTCTAATGacattttatctgaaaattcactgTAGGTACTAAGAGTAAATTGTCGCATGAAAGCAGTTTCTGCCGAGTAAAGGTAGAGTCCCAAATGTAAAGCAACATAACTacaaatattataaaatacaTTTGTAGCCACATATGTGCAAACGCAATGCATTTTAATATGACTGTTGAAATATCTGCAAACACAACGAGTTTGAGCTTTCATAATCtaaacaaaaactagaaaattatcatcatttttcattgattcaaCGAAATCGATTAATCAATCAATATGTCAGCCTCGATGTCAACGAATAGAATTGTCGTCGTTTGATTTCCCATTACATTTCGTTCGattgaaatgatttaattaataattttttgattaaaatatttttaattatttttatcgttatCTGTTACAGGCGAAAAACCGTACAAGTGTTCGTGGGAGGGCTGCGAATGGCGGTTCGCTAGAAGCGATGAACTGACACGACATTACAGGAAACATACAGGTacgcatttttttcttcgttataatcacaaaacattattttgactgggaaataaaaattacaatcGTTGCATTCTGTCTGTTCTTCCCCCTCTCTTCTTGAATGTACCAATCAGAAAAGtcacaaatattccaaaaCGTTGCATTTTCGGAAACAAACGATGATCTCCGTCTGGGCTTTTTATattgcaaaatgtatgtttcaactaatgaagtaatagattttgcataaAGCACAGGCGATAATCAGAAGTAAAAGAAGAATCGATTGTAAGGAATCGTGTGGAATCTCACCACACAATCGCTGCTCTGTACAAATTTCCCTCTTTTCTCGTACTGACTTTTGGTAGAATTTAACcgattgagagaaaaaataataatccgCCCCGAATctattacaaaatttaaagttatAGACACTAAACCATAACCTATTTTCTCAACAGGTGCTAAGCCATTTAAATGTCGTCACTGTGATCGATGCTTTTCTAGATCCGATCATTTGGCACTACATATGAAACGTCACGTGTAATGGTATCTATAAATtgtaataattgattttctttagaCGATAAAAATAACCTAAACAAAATTAGGCCAATTTGTGAGGtgataagaagaagaagagaaacacaaagaaaattgttctttAAAATATTACTAGAAGATATCATCATCTTTTTTATATCTGTGaatgtttaaattttacaatctttacgttttttgtatttgtacCTCCaccattaaataaataaataaataaatgatggtccgttcaaaatgtttaaacaatgaagaagaggaaaaaaaaataagaaacaaaaatgatgaaaactTGTATAAGATTGGAATACAGGAGACTACTTACACGTAAAACATCACTGCCAACAAAGGGTATGTAGAACTTCGATAGGGGCcagttattttttgttttattttgcttttaatttttagtacCTATAAGgagattttattaaaaaaaaaatttgcattagTTTGCGTGTTAAAAATGATCAATATTTGTTCATTAAgaagtgttttgtttttattaaatgcaGAAACGGTAAATTCATAACAAAAGTcatgaaaatacaaaacaaattaaattaaatgaaaaataaaagaagcaaacaaaaacactaCAACGTTACCATAAACAAAACGAGATAAAAGTAATAGCaattaatgaagaaaaaaaaaagaattatttttgttaccgactaaagttttttttagatttagtAAACAACACTGTGATTCAGTatataattttctatttaacgaattaaatattttccaactttttaaaacaaaacgtCAATATTATCACACTTTTTTGTGCACGCAAATTTCTAGTTTACTAAGGATTACCAGCATTATTTTGAAGGTTTGAACTGTGCAGTTTTTTCTTATTATAGTCAATCGATTATTTTTATGACACATTTCTGTAGTAAAAAGACAAGGTCTGATGCGAAACACTCAACTCACACAAAGTATGTAATATTGGTTGTTTTGCGCTGTCTGCGGCAACGCTGTGATCGAAACCCCTATTACACCAGCtacattgaaatttatgaGTGTTTTGCTACCATTCCATCTATTTTTGggaaacaatttctttgaattggtttcaatttctttaatcTTTGACACAGTTCATTTATAGATACTTCCGAAAATATAAAGTGTTACAAAGGTACAATTATCACAAGAAAGCTCCGGTAACCTATGGTTTTACCATAGCAAGTTGCATATTGTACCATTGCAACAGACAAATGCATTTTAGATTTCCCTCTCCCATAAATCCAgattttatttacatcaaaATTCGTTTCGAGACATTTGACCTGTAATCTCAAGCAGAAAAAATAGTGTTACATCCTTAGTAAACTAACGAATTCAAAAATAGACAGGAAAGAAAACAATGcgactcttttttttcattagaCATTAATGTTATTCTCGTTCACGGGTATTATTTCCCCGAATAAAACCTaataccaaaaataaattccataGTTTTCAAAGCGAAATTTATGTAACCATCATAACAAGTACCTAAATGTGTAAATAACTAGGAATTTTCTAATGGTTAAGAATATTcgattaacaaaaaaaatataaaccaTTGCTAATTGGAACAGTACCGAAGTTATGTCTCATTGCATCGAAAATATCACTACTCAGACTGTTGGTATGGAAAAAGGAATTTGGCCACCACTACATCATCATTgttaaattaacaattttaataacaaaCTTATTTGAATCTTTCTTTGCCGACACTCAGTATTTTGTGTATCAATTTTAGTAGAACAATTAAAGCTCTTCTAAACTCGTAACACACTCCGTCCATAGAATAATGCGAAACGACGCGTAACTTTGTACAGTTCGTACAATCTGATCAATCAAGCTTAAAATCACTCCGTTCATCTTCTCTATTTCATTCAGTAAAgttgtttgaacatttttttagagtttcaTTGCGTTTGATCTTCATTCAATTTCCAATACAATGCACCGATAGACTTCATGTCTACTTTCGAATGTATCAATAAAACCATCGATAGAAATTCTTCTGATATCGGTATCGGTGTTCAATTCTCTAGGGAACAAGTATCACCTAATGTGTTAACTGTTCAGGCTCTAACATTAAAGAAGCTACagagaaaatgtataaattgCGAAGAACACAGAAATGTGTTTCGCACACGTTCtgccaatttattttttgttgtacgaATGCTAATGATAGAAGTTGCTAATGTTACTTAAAAGAAGTCGATAACTTTTTAGACTTATATCtgtagaaaagaaaattaagtgaacattttgttaaCCCATCTGCCCGGAATTTTAGAGAATGACTTTGTatcgaaaatataaatatgaaaaacatttggaTGATAGGAATTTAACCCatcaaatattgaatttcTCTGCATTTACATTGGACATCGtatgaaaactaaaaatttcattatacTAATACTTTGGACTCGGCATCTGTGGTACTGTTccaatttaataaaaagaagaagcaAAAACATCACACATTTCTGtgaaaataatccaaaattttaaataagaaaatgatAACTGTTTCCacaaattattgtaattattATAAATACACAGACAAACGATATGcgacattattttattggcgtttttcatttgatttattttttatttaaaatttcttgtcATTTCTTcgtgatttttcatttaatttttcatacaaaatttcctttttcataATTGGCTCttctcaataaaaaaaagtaaaccaaaaataataataataaaaaaacaaaagaaagattttaaagataaaaaaatatagaaaagcAAATTTCACAGCTGTTAACATATTATGGCTGTTACGACTTTGTACTGTAATgtcaaatttgtataaaaaaaataaatttaatcaaaaaattcaaaaaaaaaagttaaaaaagaaataaaattccacacaaatcaaaattaactttcaaatagtgtcagcaaaatgaaatgcaataaaaaattatttatttttaggatatctctgaaaataatttaatgaattatgataaaaagagggaaaaaaacgaaatcgaaGCATTGTTAGTGAAAGgacaaagatttaaaaaaaatggtaattatatgaaatgctaacaaaattatttttcataaaaaaacatgGATAAAAAATCGCTGTCGTTTGTGTGATGCAATTCTGTGATCCGCATATATTTTTGGTGGCCATTAAAGCCAAATTTATGTATATTATGATAAatgaaaaagatgaaaaaaaatcgagtcaAAACTCGGGTCTAGATCAAGTTAGGTTAtaagttcaataaaaaaagtaaaaaaaaaaacaaaaaaaaacaattgatacattttttagcttttagataaaataatattaattttcactgtagtaaattaaaattaaaagaaaaaaaaatcattagaacttattcaacaaaaaaaaaaatggtcgaaaatatgtttccacattttctgtttatcaaattgtaatgaaattcttaaataaatataaaaataatgtaaattaaaatgaaagaaaataatatgaaTGACAGTcataaatgttttaaaattgtgtcaaataaaaaaagtattAAACGAAGACTGGAAAACGGTGTTCCGCTagtataaaaacaaaaacgattcaaaaacatttagaaaagaaaaaaagaaacatttttccatttttatgtacaattaaGAAGCATtacactttttaatttttctttttatacaaataCTTTTTGACGGCACCATAACAATAGAATTTTGACGGAAATATTTGAAGCAcaattttttacaacaaaaaatatcgcATTTCCTTAAAAatcataaagaaaaaaattttcattttcgattttgcttTCAAAACGTTCTTCCATTTTATGTGTAGATCCAGATCAatcaaatttccaattttcatcattaaatattttgagcCATCAAAAATGCTAACAATTTCTTAAATATACTCTACACAAATTTGGCACAGTTTTTTCATAATCTTTTCAGtgtttaatttgaatgaaatggcGCGCAAACGagatccaaaaaaaaaaacgttgattttttttcgtttaatagATTCCACTTTTTGTTGATAAGTCGATGGTGgactaaaaaaaaccaaatgaGAATGAGATAATAATACCAATCCATTGAGTGGGATATCAGAAATTGTGTAAATGTTACTTACCGTCGTATTTTATGTCAGCTACTTTTATATTCATAATTaactgaaaaaacaaaaattctcataaaacCTGTGATTGATTGTAAAGTCAGTTGACAGTCGTTGTAAACAGTTtttacatttcattcattttctgcATTGATGGATACTGTTCTTTATACCCCCATACTCAATACAATagcaaacaataaaatgtaaaatacaatcttaaaaacatcaattctcaccaaaaaaaaaatgcaaaaaataataataaaaggaAAAGGAAAACAAATAAGAAAACCATTtataaaaacatattaaacAAAGTGAAAATAGTTACTAAAAAACGGAAAGGAAAACatagaattaaaaaattatgaaataaaaattataaataaaaataaagaataaaTATTCTTAATACAATAATATAAATGAAACGAATTTtgtacaagcaaaaactgaatgtgttttttaataatataattttttataacacacaaaagaaaataatgagaaaaaaatgaaaaaaaaaacttaattaatAATAGTGTAAACGAGGATTTGATGTATGTTAAATAAAAGTATAAGGAAacccattttttatttaaaagaagatgaaaaaagtaagtgaaaataaataaataaataaaatcttttacaatttctttttgtacaattgatataaaaataaataataaaaaataaagtaaataaaaaaatcttagcATAAAAATAATGATGTGAATGATATTTACGGTTTGAATGAGAGCTATAcgcaataatttttctctttcgttctgtttttttttttttattttctattaatttttgtttagttttttattgattctttttattttgaataaaaccaTGACCAGAATTGTTTTTAACGTGTTTTTTGGAACATTCCAATTAAgtatgtataaaatgatattaAATATACTTATTTAGGATTCAACGTGTAAcgagaaacaaaacaaacaaaaaaataaatgaaaaagaaaacatacaACATTTAATAAtagcaaaacaaatattttgtccgCAAACACGtccaaatcgaaaaaaaatagaatacTAAATTCTCTTGTAGATGTCATTTGTACTGCTCggtattaaatttgaaaaaggaaattttacgaaattgatttttcactaattttctTCATCAGATTGATACTTTCCTCATAAaactgatttttgaaaatatcccccaaatacatttaaatttgaacgatgaaataagtaaaaaaaaaacaaactaacTGAATATACCTAAAAAAAccatatatacatacattaaCACAAAGCCGTATAAAAACAAGGTCATATTAAGTGTATTGTATAATTCAAAAGTAAAGaagagaatttaaaaaaattaaaaataattattaataatttttccttGTAATTCTAATTAGATTGTACAACATCTCGCCGAcgtaagaaaacattttttgaattaaagaaaaaaaattaaaaaaagttatattaattattattagtcaaaaccaaaatttctttttgttaaagagaaaaaaaattacaacttttttatagttaaatcaaattttctattataatTTCTAAGAAATGAAACTTATTATACATATATGTATAGACAATTTTTCGcgcaaattaaaaaaaaaagatgaagaagaacaaaagtgatataaaataataaaaaaaatattaaattaaacttaagtttaaaaaaaattattgttgtgcttgtaaagaaacaaaagtaaaaaaaaactcttaaaTGTTGCTaatgatttgaaaaatttaaatatgatttATCTCTAAAATAAATCATTCATGCACATGAAGTtctataattaaatttatgacaagaaaatggatttaattaaataaatttaattgaattatcttaaaaccaaaaaagaaaacaaaaagaacGGAAAAAGTTGACGAAGAAAAACTATTATATCAAAAGCGAAACATTtaatatattaaaataaaaacaaaatatataaaaaatatattttaaaaaaaattattattttttctttctgagAGCTTGGCTTTCACTGTGCATAcgcatttaaattgaaattatatttatgaaattatttataatataGTTATgtataaaaaacaaacaatatgGCGGCGAGATGTTTTCGTAATTAGCTTATATTCTgctatgtgcaaaaaataaacGTACGTTCCTGTTATAAAATGTAGTTTTCTTTGTGTACGAAGCCAAAATTATCAGAAAACTTTTCCTTGTATGCAAAGGAAATACTGTTCAAATAGAGGACGATATCTACTTATTTATTCACAAACTctaagtttattaaaatttcaatggtGAGTACAAATAAGCGAATTCACGCCATAAATgcgcttcagaatttgaattttcaaagaatCGATGGATGAaccaatgaattaaaaaataattttcaataattcttgtttgaaaattaagcgagTTGACCAAATACAACGCAGCCTTTGATTTGGTTGCTGtgcgtttcattttgaaatcgcAACGGACTTATGATGTGAAAACAATTGAGAAAGTAAGGTAAATAAGGTAGAAAAccagataaaattttcagtcTTTGGGCAGCGACTTTTGTTAGTAATTAGAACAAAAAATGATGTGTTTGAcgttttccactttttttgaaattacaaGTTCCAGCAACTGTGACATCGTCATTTATATCAGCTTACAAATCTGATTTTCAGCGATAAACAAAGTAGACTTAGGCTTACCTTTTTTCAATTGACGAAAAGTGAGCGTGCATCTATTCGATATAAGAATTAAGTTCCTCTTCCTTATTAATCTTGCAAGTGTATCAAACAGGGAGAAAAGCAATtaatctggtacttcttttgtcaaacattttttgtaagtgTCGCCTTTTACTTCGTTTTCCTTAACATACTATTTGCTTTATAAGATAGTCTCAACCAGAAATCATCGTTTGATTCGGCCGcctttgtcgataacaaatgactagccgtttctaaaattttctttaaaggCCTCAATGAGTGTTCCAGTTCTTGTCATTCAGCattacagaaaatattattacaataatttgttatggAAACGTACGCCTACTGCTTCGGGTACTTTAGATaatcaaatcaacaaaattcctCTTCTAGAATACCATAACAATCGTTGATAACTGaattactaaataaaataaaaggtcAAGATGagggaaaaaattgttaattggACAAAGTTAGTGCCTAAATCAAAGAAATCAATTCGATTTCAAAAACTGCTACCTTCTGCCCGCTTGAAGATTCTGTACAGAAGTTTTTAAGATAAAGTTTAACAAAGATAGCCGAAAGTCAGCTTGTATAATGTGTATAATTCAAAGACAGGTACATTAATAATCGGTTCTTCTGGAGTGTGTTATCAATTCAGTAAACTTTTGTTGTTTGGTTGCAAAAGTTTTTCAAGAATTCGTAAACCTTTGCGAATGCGGAGAGTCAATATACATAACGGTAATATTCATACACAGCAGTCAACCACATAAACAAACAGTCAGGTTATATATAAAACCCATGTTACATACATATAACAAGATTAGGAGTAAATCCGAAAATATACAGCGACGACATTCATCAAACGATTCGTCAAGCTTAACATTTTGATCCCTCTTCGaacagaataaaaaaacaacaaaaatgctaGATTCCATATACGTTGATTCCTGTGCTACAAACAACTGATGTCCTATACACATAAAATATACGTTTACCAGTATGCGTTGTTGTTCCGTTGTAaatatgtgtgtatatataaattGGTTGCCCTCACAAAACTCTAAGATTTCTACAAGAATCTAGGATTTTTCTCCCAGCTAGAAACTTGTGATTTATGTTCAGTCTCATATTGAACAAATAATGCAAATTTTTCATATGTACGCTGCCGCGCGGTGTTGTATACGAAGAAAGATTTAAGTTTTGGAGGGACATCAAAGCCAAATTCAGAGTGTATGGTTTGgtttacaatttttacattAATGTTGTGGGAAAAGTTGAGAGGTTTCTGGAATTTGGTGAAACATTTGTGGACTGTGCATTCATCGGTGAAGGTTTTTACTTTATTACAAACACTTGCCTCTTCAGTTTTATACGTCTTAGAGGTGACAGCTTTTCCATTAGTTGCTAAAATTGATTGACACCTCCCTACACCACACCAGGTATAACAGTCCTGTTTGTTAagcaacaaattttgttaaacgtAATTGTTGACCATACAGCGATTAATTAACGCTCCTAACTTTTCTTGTTATGTCCaacttatttttatttagaagTCTGTAAGACAGATGTCAACGAAATATTATGGTCGGTAACCTTTGACAATTTGATACGACGATAGTCGACCGTCGAAAAGAATATTATTGCAAGCTGagaggaaaattgaaaaatatcagaaatacGAGTGGGTGATAACAGATATAACCGTTTCCTTAAAGAAATTTTGCTTGTTGCAAATGCTCACATGGTTTACTGACGAATTTCGTGGCGTTTACAGTTCTTTCGGTTACAGCTCTTTCGGTTACAGTTCTTTCGGTTAATATTACACAATGTCTGTATGCATCGTTCGTGTTTGGGTACGCATTAGGTGGCATTGCGCTAGTTTCTCTACTTTAAAAGACTACGTAATTCATATGTAACCATAGATATTTCGGAAGTATACACTAACGCTTTTGCTAtagtgagggattcttctTTCGAAAACTTAAGGGATAATAcaacgaaccaaaaaaaaagttatggATTGGAGGatgtttgtaaaataatttttatacgAAAAGATACCTGCAAATAAAGGATTCAGTCTCGTGGGGGATTTATattcaaagttttattttattttttagaaacttcggtttttttttcgaaaaaaaaagttttcaaatgcATGCATGCATATATAGgtataatcaaaatttattatgattGTGTTCTATGGTTTCAGAGTGATGTGATATTATTGAATAATATCcctgttttggttttgtgttGTTCGAATATTCGACAATATAAATATCTTCCATCATAATATGTTTTCGAAAGCtacacattttattgaaatatatttatattttgcacACAATCTACAAGACAGAGATAGAACAATCTCGATATGTACACCATTTAACCGGAAgcaatattttcgatataatatCGTGTCTCTTTTAAATGTATTTCAATATTGGGATTATTTTAGGAAATTGTCCCTTGATGTTTTACTGGTGAAGTGGATTTTAAAAACTTGTGTACGATTTATTACAGACACACAACAAATCTAAAACAAATAGAGGGATGCATATGTAACGTAAGTAACTGGAAGGTTTACGATGTTTATTTGAAGTAAgaacataaataataaatcaaaatgaatgtCTGTACTACCTGCGAACTAAGTTTCACTATATCGAAATAGAAATGTTCCGGAAAATAAGAATCAGTTTATTGCAAAACGTGATTGAAGAAAGACAAACAACTGTGAATATAGTACtcgttttattgaaataagttgaaagcTGATTTATGTCACGACTTCTGCATTTAgttgatgaaaaaaatgtatgaagaaGTTTGTCCAAGCGTATCACAGTATAATCAATATGTATCGTCTGTTGTTTATTTGTCTATTTTCTGGTGTtgtttgatagaaaatcttttacttcaaaagtTTAAACGAAGGTTTTCCTACACACGAGTACATTTGGAGCCGCTACAGCCTCTTATTCTGTCGATGTTATTCTAAGAGGTGAGAAGACCCATAAttgtccaaaaaaaaagaatttttctggcGTTTCTAATGGTGATTGTATGTTAATGTGCAACAAAGATGTAAAGTTTCGTAACAAGTCTCTATTACTAAAACAGCAATATGCGAAAGatttaacttaaaaattaCGCTGGAAAACGTGCCTGGTCTAACCTTTGCTGTTGGTAAACTCGAATAAGTTACAGTCATCAAACTGGTTCTGTTGATTCTTGAGTacactttttcatttataacaGAGTCAGAGGTGATCTGACTTACACAATTAAACTGTTCCCAtttaaaatatcgaaaaaaaatcgaatagtCTGATGATAAAATGAGCTGCGACGCTAACTTgtgatattaaaataaaaattcacaattttcccAATGTTCTTGTTAATGAAACACCACCATTTAGATACTAACCGTTCTTTATTGGAGCTTCTTTGCCTTCAAACTATTTTGTTTTGTCCGCTTTCGCGCTGAGAAGCACAAAAGAAACTTTGCACTTTTGTAAATTGCGAAAGCAGTTATTAATACGATTGTGTACACAATTAACCACACATCTAGCAATCTCCTTTGCCACCAACTAATCGTCATAGATGGAGATTTTAAATGTGTAGTGTCGTGGTGCAAAACGTACTCTATCCACCAAGCTGCTGAGTCCACGGAGGAAATTGGTTGAGCTTTGGCTCGTTGAGAAACAAGTTTCGATGTGTTTTTGTACCTATAAATTCACAGCATTATACGGAATCTTTGATAGAGCGAATAAACTTTGTCGCACGTTTCATTGAACATAATCTCATGTAAAGCGAATTGAAGCGATTCCTGCGTGATTTCCGATAATTCCAAGTGAAATCCAACACCATGGCGAGCAGCATTTTTTGCCAATATTGGCTGGTCCCACCAAACTGGTATTACAATCATGGGCACCGCATGGTATATTCCCTGTTGATAACTCATTGCTCCGCCTTGTGTAACAAATCCTTTACACTTGGGGTTAGCTGTTTCACAAGGACTTCTTGTATTTCTCTATCTTAGCATTTGCTACAATTGATTTTAGGAGTTTACCTAGAATCTCCTGCTGAGGGAACCATTCCATTGTCATGACATTGTTCGGCATATTATCAGGAACTTTGCCGTCCCATTTCCATAGGAAGCgcacattttcaaatgaagcAACAGCGTCGAAGAAACTTTGTCTCAATCGTGCCGGTAACCTATTGACGTCCACAATGCTGCCAAAGCTTATGAAACAAAAGTTATCGACTGGTTCTATGAAATCTTGGATCACCTGGATCGGATTTTGAAAAGCTCGGAATGGAAGTTCATCAATCTACTCTTCTGATGTTAAAAAATTACCTTTGGCAAAATGCCATCTGTATACCTCACATGCATTCCTCCGACTTGGACTGCAAATGGTGGTAGCGCACGTGGATATGTATACGGGAATCGCTCATTAAGCAGtaaaagttcaaaattttg from Bradysia coprophila strain Holo2 unplaced genomic scaffold, BU_Bcop_v1 contig_138, whole genome shotgun sequence encodes the following:
- the LOC119073333 gene encoding UDP-glycosyltransferase UGT5-like; protein product: MYVKLILWLLFGLIELIASEKILFVIAFGSRSHRFAMQPIAVKLADLGHDVSFLAAVKPEVLDPRITEIHLVEPYVKILEQNVELGVNAVAERLKGRHYEHLQKGTIWWDVLINAAEAFLSNKEFLEFVSTKQFDLVVGDFPGKELTAVIAYKMNAKMIWLNTGGALSNFEAESMGLPIESQWMPSLELESPYWLVPDHLFYTLNALYSHASYHWYLLRKMNYLIQKHVGTDVPPLEMLLQNFELLLLNERFPYTYPRALPPFAVQVGGMHVRYTDGILPKVIQDFIEPVDNFCFISFGSIVDVNRLPARLRQSFFDAVASFENVRFLWKWDGKVPDNMPNNVMTMEWFPQQEILANPKCKGFVTQGGAMSYQQGIYHAVPMIVIPVWWDQPILAKNAARHGVGFHLELSEITQESLQFALHEIMFNETYKNTSKLVSQRAKAQPISSVDSAAWWIEYVLHHDTTHLKSPSMTISWWQRRLLDVWLIVYTIVLITAFAIYKSAKFLLCFSARKRTKQNSLKAKKLQ